A stretch of DNA from Brachyhypopomus gauderio isolate BG-103 chromosome 7, BGAUD_0.2, whole genome shotgun sequence:
CAGGGCTCCTGTCTGAAAGCATCACGCAAGAGAATACGAAGAGCTTTGCTCAGATGGACTTTGCGAAGGAAAAGGTGAAGACTCACCAAAGATCTCCCCGTTCCTGGCGTACTCTGTGACCAGGTAGAGCATGTTCTTGGTCTCCATGACCTGGTGAAAAGAGCAAACATCTCACCTACGCTCAGATAGTTCCGACTCGGACATGATATGCAAATTAACGGAACAATAAATCAAAACTGTATTAAGCAATCATAACTGAGGTAGCAGGTCTGACTTTAATGTAtacagagtttcacacactgaAAAAGCATCAGGTGGGAGGTAAAAAGATTTTAAAAGGCTCCAGAAAATGGTAGGATTAAATTGAGTAAATCTCCACCATAACTGATTACGTGTCGTTCAATTACACAATGGGGCCGGCCTACAAACTAGAGGTATTTGTTGAGTTCTGTAATAGCACAATACAGACGGACGTCAAAGCACAGCTGGGTTCGTGGTTGTTTTGTATGTTCAAGGCGTAacgtaaaagtaaaaaatttaaaaaaagaaaaaaaaaagtaaatttgCACTAGTTGTGGGCACTTTATGATGATATTGTGGCACTGTTGGAGAAGTGTGTAGTATCTAGCCGAGCAAAGTACAAAGTACATAATACAAAAATGACTGCATACTTTATAATTCAGTGGATGCGATCATAACCAATTCTAATAATAGAAAATACAGGTGAATCGCCACCTTTTAGACTGATGCATCAGATACATTTtacaccacccacccactcgAAATATTAGCCATGGTGGGAACGGTTACGTGATCAGAAATTCCCCACACGCGCATAACAGGGTTTGGACCCATCACAAGGTTCTTTGTGGGCTTGGGGCAGCCACACCTCCCTCTTACAGGAACGCCGTGCTTTTGGCGGTCAACGAGGGCGATGTCGTGAGGTGATGTCATGGAGTGATGCCAAACAGTAGTCACTAATGTTAGCATATGCCAGTAAGTATTAAGGGCATTACCGCTGAGTCCGTCTTTTACAAGCCGCATACTCTGTGACTCGGACAGTTAAGCCACATACGGTGGCATGCACACAACATTCTCTGTTGTGCTGTTGCTCCATGGCCTGTCAATCAAAGCTTTCCACAGCCACAGGAATTACTGCTTTTCAAAATTGTAAACCTTTTCAAATTATAAACCTTTGATATACGTGTACAttcttcacacacatacataattaacaccccccccccccccacacacacacacacacacctggaagcCAGTTACATAACACTTCTCCAAGTCTCCCAGGAGAAGCGAGAATAACCCTGGAGGTCAGGTATTAAGGTCACTGACGAAACGATATTCTCTCCAAGGTAAACCTTCACCAACTTTCCCCCTTTCAAAGTCGTATGTATACTCTGACTGTAACCCCGAGATGGTTGAGTAAGAATATTCTTGACACTAGGAAAGTGTGTCAAGGTTATAGTGAACACATGGAGGTCAATTGGAGCAAACCATATCCTTAAACcttaccttaaccctaaccctatccctaatcctaacccttaTCCTAATTAGCTAAATTCACTCTGCTTAAAAAGCAGCAATTCCAGCATGCTGCAACTTACTTGGTGTCGGCCAGTCACCAAACACCTGGGCAAAGTGTCCTGGGTACTAAACTACAATGATCTCTCTTTTAGATTGGCCTGGCGGTGAAGGCGGTCTCCTCCACCAGGAGCTGAGTGAAAGGTGGGGGTCATGGTGGTGGAGCGGTGTGGAGGCGGTTGTTGGTGCACCTGGTAAAGCTTTATGATGTGAGGATGGTCCAGCAGCTTCATGATCTCCACCTCCCTGTAGATCTTCTCCAGGTTTGCAGCGTCTAGCTGTGTCTTGTCTATGATCTTAATGGCCACCTGCACAATGACGTACATGTTAATTACCACTCTGGCATGGTGGACATGTCTCTACCTGCTCATCAACGTGCGGGACCCTTTCACAGCAAGACTGTTCGTTTCGTTCACAACATCACGTTTATATAAAACGGTATTGCAAAGGGGACGTATGATTTGCACACACGTCGAGATCACGTACGGCAAACTTTGCGAAACATATGGAAGCTGGTTTTGCACCTCGTGCAGTGCCACGCTGTAGGCTCGAGACCTGAGAAACACCACGTTCTCCCTGGAGAAAGACGTTGACGTCATTAAGTCGAGCAGTGGTCTCTAATGCTCCCACATGCCGGTAGGAATTAAGAACATTCCGATGTTATTGCAATGGGTTacgcttatttatttattccggGTCACTGACCTGAACTGTAAATTCACGTATGGAGGCACGTTTAGGAAAGTTTCCTCTGATGAATGTTGATGGCCGCATCGGCTGTCAATTTAAAACTTTACGAAGCTGACAGCTACTTCTCGGGACAAGTCCCCCCActtcaatatatatatagatcCTTCACGTACACTCCGGCTTTATACATTCGCACGTGCATTTCAATTGCAAACGGTGCAATGCATGACCAACTAAAGCACCCCGCGGTCACGCGCTCGGGGGCCACAGCGTTTGCAGCAGCTGAGGGAGGGTCCAGCAAACGGACCTCTGAATTCAACAGAGTGGACACACCGCACGACTGGAAAATCAAACCTGCTTATAAAAGTTGGTGAGTTTACGCCCCTGTTCCTCCTCGCGCCGCGGTAAACCCGAGAATGCCACTTGTTCACAGATACGTGAAGCGAGAAGTTTGACGCGATTGCGCTGACGCGAGCAGCAGCACCTTTTAGTCTGGATGTTAAAAACGTGCAAGCATTCACTCACCTCCGATTTAGTGATGCGGTGCCTCGCGAGCTTCACCACCGCGAAGTTCCCTTTCCCCAGCGTGCGCTCGATGTCATAAAATCCAACACGGACCGGCTGACTCGGTTTCTGACCCGTCTGGGCCATGGCCGTAGTTCCGCTGGTGACCTCAGCTATGGACTTGTGAAGTGCTTGTGCACATGCACCTGTGATTGCAGCAAGcgaaaggggggggggtgcgtgcgtGTCCCTTCTAATTGAACAATATTTCATTTATCCGTGCCAACTTCATAACGAGGCGCGCTAAAGTGGCCCGACCCGCGCGGCTGATCCTCCCAACACGCGGGTTCCGACCGCCCGCGCGACGCCTCACTCGCAGCGCCCGTGCAGCGGGGACGGCACGGCAGCGCCGACGTTCTGGCGCGAGGAACGACGCTCTGGCGGCTCCACATGTATTGACGTCAGCGCTAAAGGGGGTGGGTCTCGCGCAGCGGTTCCACAGTCCACGAGCGGTTAGTAACCAAGACAACCTTATCCACTTCATACGTCAATCAGTAGATATCGCTTTCTCCTCGACGGCTGCAAGTTCGCCAGCGTAGACGACCGTGTCTGGATATGTGCCCACTGTCTTATTGCGTTAACGTCTAAAATATGTGTTTTGAAGCACGTCTTTAAGCTTTAACCACTACATGACGTTCACCTCAAAGGACAATCATTAAACAGCTTAAACAACCTTATTTAAAATTCAAGCCAGGAAATTTACTTTTGCATAACGTATAAGCCGTATAAAacctgtatataaatatattttgtgCACGGTGAACCGTGAACATATTACAACTCGGTTTAAAGATTTCAATTGCATGCAAATACAAGGTAACTGAGAACGCTAGTGTATCTAGCGCCCTCTACTGGTTATACTACGCACAAATTGTTATAACAGTTTTATGCAAATAGATATAAGCAGCCACTGCTGCTGAGTGGAATAAATGTATCTAAAAACCTGGTTTAATTTGTTTTAGTTTATTTATAATAGTTCATTTGCATAATTGCATAAGACACATTCCTATGTTACTGAAAGACAATGCAGAGAATATTTGGATTTAGGTCTACAAGCCGTCGTAGAGAAGATCACATTTTAATTTTCAAGACCAAAATGTGGCTGGCATCGTGGAAGGAACAGCACTGCAAGACCATGCAAACCCCCCACTGAAGAGGCAAGCACATACACCACTATCTTGCTTTTAGCTCGTCCACAAACTTAACTTCCTGTGGCCTCAGCCTCATAACGCATGAGCTGTTTGCAGTCATGGGCATttgtagtgctgggagtggagTCGTCTTTTGGGTGTTAGGGCCCAAACACTGACTGGTAAATGGCAAATATTCCTGCTGGGATCAGCATTGGGGAGGCTGAACATCAGAATATCATCCCCTTAAACATacaatacatacagtatatgagGTAATGGGATGCCATAAAGAGGCTAATAAACATACAGCAACAAAACCCCTTTGCATTGTCATTAAAAGATTAAGTTTAAATGAATTAACAAGAACGTGTAGAATGACTCTAATGGAAGTCGCATGTCATTTTTCTCTGTATTAATTGCCTTTGATTTCATGCCAAGGCCAGAGTCCACGTTTATCCTTGAGTGCCTTGAGCTTAATCCTTGAAAATGTTCGAGACCCAGAGAACCAAAATCCTGGGCCACTTCAGCCGTCATCCCCTGCCTTTCTGAGAATGTGGATGCTCACATTACGGAGAGATGGGGTCCAGTCCATCATCTGGCTCAACATTCAAGTTCAGAAAGTGGCatagaggtaaaaaaaaaaagaaagaaggaaagacaAGAGCCTACTGCACCAATCACAGAGCAGCAAACTAttcagccccacccccaaagccctgcctccctctccttcaGTAGCCGTACAGCTCATTGTCCAGCCAGCTGTGCTCCCGATAGTACTTGCTACCGCTGCGTCCCGCGGTGCACGTCTCGTAGATGTCGTTGGCGACGAAGCCGCTCTCGGTGCTGGCCAGCGTGACGAAGCCGCTCTCCGTGTCACCGCGCCCGGCCAGGTTGTCGTAGTCGCCGGTGGGCGTGTCGGGCGACGAGCCCAGGAACGAGGTGTTCTTGATGTCCGGCCGTGTGCCGGCCAGGTCCGCGTCGTGCTGCCTGCGGATCACGTTGTACACATCCGGACTGGGACTGGGGCAGTGCTCGCTCGACGCCCAGTAGCCGGGCTCCGTGGCGGAGGCCTCCGCTCGGGCCTTTTTCCTGCGGAGGCAACGCCGATGATGTCAGGCAAGAACAAACCCACAAATCGCAGCAATGTGTTCTGACCACATTCTCTGGAAGAGAATGTTCAACCATTATGACTTTCATTAATCTGGGATTAGAAAAGGCAGATTACAGTACCTACTTATTCTAGCTATTAGAAGAGTTAGAAATAACTAGGTTAGGATTTATTAGAATAGGTTGCCTTTTATAATCAATCACACGTATTGTATACGTTTTTGACACCACGCCTATATGTCCAATCAACTCTGAGTTAGAGATACAAAAGGCAAACCTTTTGGTGAACAGCTTGAAGCAGAAAAGCCCAGTAGCTACTATAAGAAGCAGCAGTAGTGGTATTGTGGGGAGAATGATGTATGCAATATTGAGAATGTTATCTGAAAGAAAGGTTCACAGTATAAGCATATTATACaaataatacaaataaaatCACCCAGCTGTCTTAAATACAGCACAATGTCAAGAATCACACTTTATTCACTTTATTTGTTCAGTAACTCTAGTAAATATTCTACTTTGAATCCCACGATCAATCTGCTTAACTCTAACATCTTAGGGTAAGACCTACGTTTTGTACCTGTAGGTTCAGAAACAACGACCTCCATCCCATCGTTTGTGATGGTGACTGAAGGATTCTTAGGTACTTTAGCTGTAGGCAAAGTATCTGAAAAACAAGAAGAATCAACTTGGATAGGATCTGATCTGACAGTTGTGTGCATTAATATTCTAAGGAATAAATGCAACCTACATTATAACGAGAAAAATGACCTAATGGATGAACACCACTAGTACAGCACAAATTGCAGAATTGCCCAGATTTCCAAATTCATCTTTGGGCCACTAGGTGTCCTTATTTGCCTGTACATATTACGATGATTCTCATCATGATTCATGAGCTTCACACAAATGTACAACAGTAGTCCATAAACCAGTCCTCAAAGCCCACCAGACAGTCCATATATTTGCTGTAACCCTGTACTCCCAGTTCATTTGTCCCAGGTATTCACTTTTCTTACTGGTTAGGATCTGGGACAGAGCAAAAGCCTTGGACGGACTGGTAGGCTGAGGACTGGGTTAAAAAACAGCAACAGAATTCATACAACGTTAAAATATTCACTGCAAATACACGCCTCCAATGATTTCAGCCTCTCTAACAGATTACCTGCACGTGTTCTGTTCCCTGTAGAAGTGGGGACCAGAGCTTTATCTGAAAGCACATCACAGTAACTATCAGAAAAACAAGGACATCTTGGAACAGTGCTACGATCGTTACATTTCCTCTGAATATCTTGTTGCCGGGTTTGGACTAGGTCAAGGTCTGAACGGGTCTTTTTTTCCGCCTACACAGGGTGTCCAATGCACTCTTTGTGGGGGTGGTATAATGGCCTTCTGTGAATCCCAGAGATATGGTTGGGGGCCATATCAGAAATCCACAACTCAGAAGTGAGCTTTGGGGATACACCACTCTCCCCAGATCTACAACAATGTGTTCAGCAATCTAACGAGTTATGGTCAGGTCTCTTACAGTTTCAGGTGTGTTGAAGAGctatagataaaaaaaaaacacatttgcttcAGAGTCGCACAGAATTCATTGAAGGGGAAGGTTAGGCGTAACCTAAACACTGACTTGGAAAAACAACGAAACAATCTTTTTCAGTGACAATCTTTTTCAGTGACAATCTTTTAAAGAGATCTTTGACCTGAAGAACACGAGGGCTGCACACCTTTGGTATACTTGCAGATGAAGTTGTTCTTGGTCTCGCAGTTGTCGTCATTCCACTGGAACATGTAGAGGCCCCCGATGCCCGGAGGGGCCGACGGCTGGTGGTACATTACCACGCACACTTCGTAGCCGCACGACGGCTCGTCGGTGTGCCAGTTCCTGCCCCCAGGAGAATGATCACACTCAGTGAGGAACATCTTAGATCCAAATTACAGCAAGAACACAGGCGCTGCTAAATTAATGTACTGCAGTGAATGAAAAACAGGTCTCTCGTAAATGAGACCCCAAGTCTCAATGGGACAGCCTGTATAAATAAAGgtcaaagaaaaaataaaataagtaaaacaGTTTACGCAGCTACTGTTTTTAATAAACGTGTCTGCCGACTTTTATTCTGCATCGTGCTTTTTTTGTATGTAAAAGGTTGTTCCGACCTAAAAGCCGACCGGCTGCTATCCAGCCAGTAATAGTGAGACGCGCAGTCTCCGCTCGTCTCCTCGTAGTTCGGCTCCCTGCGCAGGCCGATCCAGAAGTCTCCGTCCGAAGCTTTAAGTTCCTGAATAAATCCCTCGATCAGTCTCTGTTCAGAGGAAGACTCGATGCTGAGCAGCTCGCCCCCGTCGCTCTTGCAGGATCTTGTGGCCTCCTCGAAGTTCACTTTGCGCCGAGGGTCCTGGAAGTAGGCGATTTTATAGCAGGGCTTGTCGGTGCCGCGCTTACAGATCCGCTGGCcttcaaaataaatatataaatataaataaaaacgtGGAAGAGGTGCACACGGTGTTCATTTAGTATACAAATGTGCAACGTGATGTGATAAAGAATTATCCATCCTTgtacaaatgcacacattttaGTTTATGCAAGGTGATTTAAAGTGAGAACGTATCAgtgtaaatgttttatttctgAGATGTTGGTGATAATTAAAAAGACAGATTGGAAAAATAGTAGGCCTGTAGTAGTAGCTCGGTAAAAGTATTAACGAACAACTGAGAATGTACTGATTTTAAAACACGGTCAATCCTACATTGACTACAGCGGACTGCTGTGTTTAGACTCGTACCTCTAGGCTCGTAAACGTCTGAAAAACACGAGATGGACCAAACACCAGGTACACGAGCAGTGATGGAAGGAGAAAATATTTAATGATCAAAagaagcacagagagagagagagagaaaacagaaatATTCGCACGTCTACAGAAAGGAACAGTTGTCTAAAGGTACTGTGAAAGATAACATGCAGAAAACACTCTACATATACAGTGAATATACAGCCTACCTAAAATAGTTACTTGTTGCAAAATGCAATTCGCACGCGACGAAACTAAACCGCTATTACATTATGAAACACACGTTGTCTGTTAAGCAACCTGTTCAGTCGTTATTTCATTAATACGATCAGTGGGATTCGTGGTAAGTAAAGCAGTGTTGAACAAGTTATGATTTTAATAAACTAATCAAGACGCACCGCATACAGCAAACTAAAACCTGCTATTTATATTTATGCTCATGCATATGCGACCATAAAACCCATTTAAGAAGAATCACTTGAAAATGTGAACTTACCCCCGAGGATTTTGGACCCTAATGCTGGAACGGTGACCGTCAGCACAGCCAAACTAACCACTGTTATCAGATCCATTTCATTCGTTGCTTCTCCTACCTCCgttacacataaaacactaaTAGCATTTTAGCGCTAACACCAAGTGATCCGGGAATATCCAAGCGGGAGTTGCGCTCGTGGAAGACTGACCACTTGTTTGGTCAGTCACTGGCATCTCTGACAGCCCGGACAGCTGGACTGGAGCGCGCGCGAGCGTCGGTGACGAGCGCCACCACGTCATCGCTCATCAGCAGGTCAGACACTGACCATGTGCGAAGTCACTCTCACCCTCTAACCGAAGAAAGTTTGTTAAGATGTTTATGAAAGTACTGAAAAGAAAAGTTCCATTTGCGGTTTTCAGTAGTCAGCACTTTCCTTTTGAAGAGTAGATGCATTTCATGCCTGTCGTACTCTGTGCCAAATTAAACACTGCAATAGGTACCGGTTTGGTAAGTACAACAATTGCTATTACAGACATTATCTGTGGATCATAAACGAATAATTCTAGCTTGTTTTGTGTGGTGAAGTCATATCTGTCCCCTGTAGGCcctttgggtgggggtggggtggtggggtgtatGTTCTCCTTTTTCAGGGTTATTAAAGTGGCACATTGTGTCAGGCCCCAAGATTTCTGCTTACAGGGTTGCAAATGGATAGCAAACTTTAAACTTAAAAACATCTTTAATTCTTTAATAGAGACATCAGTTAGAACTGTCTGTCTCTACAAAATCGCTGTAGTTGGTTTCACATGTCTGAAATATATCACATTAGCTCTTGGACCTCTGTTATATTCTGATTCGGATCCTCAGCAGGTGTCTTCAGAGAAAGTCTGTGGAAACACAAACAGTGGCGGACAGTTAACCAGGCTGCTAGTGGCAACATTGAGCTGCCTGTTCCATATTCCAGCTGATCACCGCTCGTTGTTCACTGATCACAACCCAGTCCCAGGCTCCATGACCCCATCACATTTGACCCCATCACCTCCGTATGTGTTTGTGAATTTCTTAGTCCAGCACAACTCCTTCAGCTCACTGGCAAATGACCAGCTAATTCACACACTACAGAACATGTGGACAAAAGTGATCGGGACAGGGATGGAATCACTGTCACTGGAAACGCGTGCCCCAACAGGTGAACCCCCCTAATTCACCACTGCCACAGCTGTCtgttaaatacacacacacacacacacacactgttagtgTTTTAACAGCAATAGAGGAGTGCTACACTTTAGCTGCCACCTTTGATGACTAAGGAATAGTGTTGCCATATGAAACAGGTTATACATTAATCAACACAGGAGCTGTTTCATATGCCCAGGCAGGAAATCAATAGATCTGCACTGTCCTGGTTTCTTCTCTAGTGTCCAGAGCTCTAAAGACAAGAGGACATCAGACTCTTCTGATCAATATCTGAGTTTTAATAAATCACTTTATCTTATCTTTAAATAAATCACTTTATCTTATAACACCCTATCAGCAGATTTCAAGACTGGTTAGCATATtataatacaatacaatacaatacaatataacATAATTGTTGTATAAATATTCAGTGCTTAGCAAAAAATGTTAGAATTAATGTTTcttacatgcacacatgtaGTCCCAAACGCAAAGCTTTCACGACTAACTACGGTATTatttgttttcctttcttttaatTGCAAGTGATTTATCGCACGGCATCAGCATAACGGCTCTCTCCTCCCACTTCCCCCAGCAGTAAATTCCTGGTCAGGGTAGGGTTACTGCTTCCACATCTGCCTGATCAATGAAGGCCTCTATCCTGCACCCTGCCTCTTATCGTAAGCAATTTACAGCATCGTTCATCTGAGGCACCGGCTCCAAATGAGGCTAACGCTCAGAATTGTGCCTTACCTCTCAGTTGGCTCGGACCTTCTCGGCTTGTGCTGAATGGATATTGTTTCTTTCTGTGGAGAGCagaaatgtttgtttgtttgaatgaCATTTACAGATTTGCCGTGGCGGTTTCTCCAGGAATGTGTAAAAACGGAGACGTCTTAGATGTTAGCAGCAGGAGGGTTAAAACTCTTACAAAACGTATGTCTGAAAGATTATGTGCTGGTTATGATATTCTGACTCTACGTGACCAAGATGATAAGGGCCTAGAAACATCAGACCACTTTTCATGAAAGCCTAgcaagccccccccccacccccccgacaCTGCGAGCGCACTCAGATATGCTGAGGCTTTGAGGAAAAAGTGCTGAGGAAATAGcgaaagaaagagaaggagtgggggagagaagaaatgagagagagagagaggagtgggggaaagaggggaaagagagaaggagtgagagagagagagagagagagagagagagacgagcaCTCTAATGGATGGGAGGCAAATAAAACACTGTGCTGTCTAGATGAGTTCTCTTGTGCCCCTCCAGAAACTGCGAAGGCTGTTACAGTGAACAGTCCCCAGAGTGCTTCACTCACCCCCCTAAAGGGAGCGTGTGGGTCCCTGTGGTCTTACCTTCATCCGCTCTTCTCTCTGCTTCCTAAAGAGCGCCAAGATCGCGTCTCGCCGTTGCGCCTTCGAGACAAGAATGCAGGCAATGAACGGCCGTACAGTAAGAGCCGGGCAGCGAGACGACACGGGGCTGTGCGACAGCTGCTGTCTGCGGCCACCTGCCACCTTCGCCCGGTGCCAACCTGCGGGCACGCGGCCTCCACGGAGCTGAGGACCAGCCGGCCCGCCGGCACGGGCAGCCATTGACTGCAGCTGCCAAACAAGCCTTATAATGCTGATTTAACGTTCTCAGTCTCTGGCCACACGGCCAGCTGGTAATTAATGTCATTTGATTGATTCCACCTCGAATACAACCCCAGGATCCATTTGTCAGACAGACATCATTTCACGGCAGGTTAATCAGTTCTAGTAATGTAATGCAATGTCGAATATGTTTATCATTAGCTATGAATATGACTCATGTTATGTGGTACTAAAGCATTCATAAAGTGAAACAAACCTGATCTTCAGATCAGCTGCACCGTGCCTGAATTACATTACACACAATGTGTCCATCAGGGCATTTTATGTACTGTATGCACATTCTTGTTCGATATCTTCATGTTCAGATTCTGCAAATGGGGTGTTAAAACTAGTGTCTTTAGATCTACTACTGAGTGATGAGTTTCAGTGATGGAAAATGTTCCTTTTCCTAATAAGCCTACACATTTCTATATAGCTGTGTGCTTAGAGGGGCACGGGAAGCAATTAGTTAAGAGGAGTTATATGAAACATCTCTGCTCTCTAGAGGACCATCCGTCTTGGGTCTTCCAGGCTGATTATCcgtgggggagggggaagggCTAGCACAGTGGTCAGAGACATAATGGAGAATGACCAGGAGACACTTACCAGTGCATCCATACGAAACACACTGGCAGTAAGGCAGTAAGGCCGGGAGGTGTCTCCAAAATATGAAACACGTTGCATTTTTGAGACTTTGTTCATGTCCTTGAATTAAAAGGATTTTTAAATAGAGAATTCTCACtttgatctatctatctatctttctatctatctatctatctatctatctatctatctatctatctatctatctatctatctatctatctatctatcttgatattattctattattattattattactgctaCTATGAATCTACTTCTGAAAGTAATTTTCCCTTTTAGTGTATACTGCTAGTATAATGTATTGTATACCGCAGGCTGATGAAAGCACATTTAAGGTAGAATAACCCGAATGGGCATTGGAGTTTAAAAGTGTGTCAAATGAACATCAGCACATAGGCAGGTTACATTTCAACACTCCAACTGAGCTATT
This window harbors:
- the layna gene encoding layilin isoform X2; amino-acid sequence: MDLITVVSLAVLTVTVPALGSKILGDVYEPRGQRICKRGTDKPCYKIAYFQDPRRKVNFEEATRSCKSDGGELLSIESSSEQRLIEGFIQELKASDGDFWIGLRREPNYEETSGDCASHYYWLDSSRSAFRNWHTDEPSCGYEVCVVMYHQPSAPPGIGGLYMFQWNDDNCETKNNFICKYTKDKALVPTSTGNRTRADTLPTAKVPKNPSVTITNDGMEVVVSEPTDNILNIAYIILPTIPLLLLLIVATGLFCFKLFTKRKKARAEASATEPGYWASSEHCPSPSPDVYNVIRRQHDADLAGTRPDIKNTSFLGSSPDTPTGDYDNLAGRGDTESGFVTLASTESGFVANDIYETCTAGRSGSKYYREHSWLDNELYGY
- the layna gene encoding layilin isoform X1, whose translation is MDLITVVSLAVLTVTVPALGSKILGDVYEPRGQRICKRGTDKPCYKIAYFQDPRRKVNFEEATRSCKSDGGELLSIESSSEQRLIEGFIQELKASDGDFWIGLRREPNYEETSGDCASHYYWLDSSRSAFRNWHTDEPSCGYEVCVVMYHQPSAPPGIGGLYMFQWNDDNCETKNNFICKYTKDKALVPTSTGNRTRADTLPTAKVPKNPSVTITNDGMEVVVSEPTGTKHNILNIAYIILPTIPLLLLLIVATGLFCFKLFTKRKKARAEASATEPGYWASSEHCPSPSPDVYNVIRRQHDADLAGTRPDIKNTSFLGSSPDTPTGDYDNLAGRGDTESGFVTLASTESGFVANDIYETCTAGRSGSKYYREHSWLDNELYGY
- the layna gene encoding layilin isoform X3, which produces MDLITVVSLAVLTVTVPALGSKILGGQRICKRGTDKPCYKIAYFQDPRRKVNFEEATRSCKSDGGELLSIESSSEQRLIEGFIQELKASDGDFWIGLRREPNYEETSGDCASHYYWLDSSRSAFRNWHTDEPSCGYEVCVVMYHQPSAPPGIGGLYMFQWNDDNCETKNNFICKYTKDKALVPTSTGNRTRADTLPTAKVPKNPSVTITNDGMEVVVSEPTGTKHNILNIAYIILPTIPLLLLLIVATGLFCFKLFTKRKKARAEASATEPGYWASSEHCPSPSPDVYNVIRRQHDADLAGTRPDIKNTSFLGSSPDTPTGDYDNLAGRGDTESGFVTLASTESGFVANDIYETCTAGRSGSKYYREHSWLDNELYGY